A window from Photobacterium sp. DA100 encodes these proteins:
- the tkt gene encoding transketolase produces the protein MITRSKLADTIRVLSMDAVQKAGSGHPGAPMGMADIAEVLWRDFLKHNPTDPSWSDRDRFILSNGHGSMLIYSLLHLTGYDLTMEDIQSFRQLHSKTAGHPEYGYAPGIETTTGPLGQGITNGVGMALAEKVLGEQFNRPGHDIVDHFTYVFMGDGCMMEGISHEACSLAGTLGLGKLVAFWDDNGISIDGEVEGWFSDDTPKRFEAYGWHVIADVDGHNAEAIRKAILEAKAETDRPTLICCKTIIGFGSPNKSASHDCHGAPLGEDEVALVRENLGWDYAPFEIPADIYSEWDGKDAGKNAQAQWQNRFDAYQQAFPELAAEYKRRVEGELPENWQQISEDVIATLQANPATIATRKASQNAIEAFGAHLPEFLGGSADLTPSNLTNWSGSKAISAQDASGNYLSYGVREFAMSAMMNGIALHGGFIPYGGTFLMFMEYARNALRMAALMKQRSIFVYTHDSIGLGEDGPTHQPVEQIASLRLTPNMSIWRPCDQVETAVAWKSAVERKGGPTSLIFSRQNLVQFERDQATLNDVAKGGYILSDCDGEPELILIATGSEVALAMQAKEQLANVRCRVVSMPSTDLFEAQTAEYREQVLPASVSKRIAIEAGIADYWFKYTGLNGDIIGMTTFGESAPAEQLFEMYGFTVDNVVAKAHALLEK, from the coding sequence ATGATTACTCGTTCTAAACTCGCAGATACAATTCGCGTTCTTAGCATGGACGCTGTGCAAAAAGCGGGTTCAGGCCACCCGGGAGCACCGATGGGCATGGCTGACATAGCCGAAGTGCTTTGGCGTGATTTCCTAAAACATAACCCAACCGATCCAAGCTGGTCTGATCGCGACCGTTTTATTTTATCAAACGGCCATGGCTCTATGCTGATTTACAGCTTGCTGCATCTCACAGGTTACGACCTAACGATGGAAGATATCCAGTCATTCCGTCAGCTTCATTCAAAGACAGCGGGTCACCCTGAGTATGGCTATGCGCCGGGTATCGAAACCACGACAGGGCCGCTAGGTCAGGGCATTACCAATGGTGTTGGTATGGCGCTGGCTGAAAAAGTGTTGGGTGAGCAATTTAACCGCCCGGGTCACGATATTGTTGACCACTTTACCTACGTGTTTATGGGTGATGGCTGCATGATGGAAGGCATTTCTCATGAGGCGTGTTCATTAGCTGGCACACTCGGCCTAGGTAAGCTGGTTGCGTTCTGGGATGACAACGGCATTTCAATTGATGGTGAAGTTGAAGGTTGGTTCTCTGACGACACGCCAAAACGATTTGAAGCGTACGGTTGGCACGTTATCGCCGATGTGGATGGCCATAATGCCGAAGCGATCCGCAAGGCGATTCTAGAAGCGAAAGCAGAGACAGATAGACCGACATTGATCTGTTGTAAAACCATTATCGGCTTTGGTTCGCCAAACAAATCGGCAAGCCATGATTGCCACGGTGCACCGTTAGGCGAAGATGAAGTGGCATTAGTGCGCGAAAACTTAGGTTGGGATTACGCGCCGTTTGAGATTCCTGCGGATATCTACTCTGAGTGGGATGGTAAAGACGCGGGCAAAAATGCTCAAGCGCAATGGCAAAACCGCTTTGATGCCTATCAGCAAGCGTTCCCGGAACTCGCAGCAGAATATAAGCGCCGCGTAGAAGGTGAACTTCCTGAAAACTGGCAGCAAATCAGCGAAGATGTGATTGCTACGCTGCAAGCTAATCCTGCGACGATCGCAACGCGTAAAGCATCACAAAACGCGATTGAAGCGTTCGGTGCTCACTTACCGGAATTCTTAGGTGGTTCGGCAGATTTAACGCCATCAAACCTGACTAACTGGTCTGGTTCTAAAGCTATCTCTGCGCAAGATGCTTCAGGTAACTATCTAAGCTACGGCGTACGTGAGTTTGCTATGTCGGCGATGATGAATGGCATTGCCCTGCACGGCGGTTTTATCCCTTACGGCGGCACCTTCCTGATGTTTATGGAATACGCACGTAATGCACTGCGTATGGCAGCATTGATGAAGCAACGCAGCATATTTGTTTACACCCATGACTCCATCGGGTTAGGTGAAGATGGCCCAACGCACCAACCTGTCGAGCAAATTGCATCGCTACGTTTAACGCCAAACATGAGTATATGGCGTCCATGTGACCAAGTGGAAACCGCAGTGGCTTGGAAGTCAGCGGTTGAGCGCAAAGGTGGCCCAACATCACTGATTTTCTCTCGCCAAAACCTTGTTCAATTCGAACGCGATCAAGCAACGCTCAATGACGTCGCAAAAGGCGGCTATATTTTGTCGGACTGCGACGGTGAGCCAGAGCTAATCTTGATTGCCACAGGTTCTGAAGTGGCACTGGCAATGCAAGCGAAAGAACAGCTTGCTAACGTTCGCTGCCGCGTAGTCTCTATGCCATCGACAGACCTGTTTGAAGCACAAACGGCTGAGTATCGTGAGCAAGTTCTACCAGCATCGGTTAGCAAGCGTATTGCGATTGAAGCGGGTATTGCTGACTACTGGTTCAAATACACTGGTCTTAACGGCGATATCATCGGTATGACGACATTTGGTGAGTCTGCACCAGCAGAGCAGCTATTTGAAATGTACGGCTTTACGGTAGATAACGTAGTCGCGAAAGCACACGCGTTACTGGAGAAGTAA
- a CDS encoding HAD family hydrolase, with protein sequence MKYQAIIIDLDGTLLNDHNQISVNNVEAIQQALNEGYQVTLASGRPHQLMLPFANQLGITAPLICCNGAYQYDATSNDYHNAQAFNAHQLKQLLDTLSLRQFDFTLYAQNGIYALQTSSHFQGLEHQMSQLGIDSHMEIMPSLAELQQVCGDVYKVLVSSRDKQALCQLRDSLTDILQADLSTPNKLDITCLGVNKGQAAATWLSQHNLNPNLTIAFGDGDNDISLFKAVGEPVAMANASPALRGLANLIITDNNGCGIGQYLRLIVREGQHTCQHSFSY encoded by the coding sequence GTGAAGTATCAAGCAATCATTATCGATTTAGATGGAACCTTACTAAACGATCACAACCAGATTAGCGTGAACAATGTTGAAGCCATTCAACAAGCGCTAAATGAAGGTTATCAAGTGACGTTGGCAAGTGGGCGACCTCATCAATTAATGCTGCCTTTTGCCAATCAGCTCGGTATTACTGCTCCATTGATTTGCTGCAATGGTGCTTATCAATACGATGCGACGAGTAACGATTACCACAATGCTCAAGCGTTTAATGCTCACCAACTGAAACAGTTATTAGACACGCTCAGCTTACGTCAGTTTGATTTTACTCTCTATGCTCAAAACGGCATTTACGCGCTACAGACTTCAAGCCATTTTCAGGGACTTGAGCATCAGATGAGTCAATTAGGTATTGATAGTCATATGGAAATCATGCCATCGCTGGCTGAGCTGCAACAAGTATGCGGAGACGTATATAAGGTGTTGGTATCAAGCCGTGACAAACAGGCGCTGTGCCAGCTTCGTGACTCACTAACCGATATTCTGCAAGCGGATCTCTCTACGCCAAACAAACTCGATATTACTTGCCTTGGTGTGAATAAAGGCCAAGCCGCTGCAACTTGGTTATCTCAGCATAACCTCAATCCAAATCTCACCATCGCGTTTGGTGACGGCGACAACGACATCTCATTGTTTAAAGCCGTTGGTGAACCGGTCGCGATGGCAAACGCTAGCCCAGCACTTCGTGGGCTAGCCAATCTCATTATCACAGATAACAACGGTTGCGGCATTGGCCAATATTTACGACTCATCGTTCGTGAAGGTCAGCACACATGCCAACACTCATTTAGCTACTAA
- a CDS encoding Sapep family Mn(2+)-dependent dipeptidase, with protein sequence MTERNFSTQMLGYFDGCTDELLNDLSGLIAIPSVRDLSTKSDNAPFGQSIRKAFDYLIDWANREGFEVRDHQGYALDISYGEGEEDIGILHHVDVVPAGDEATWVTHPFQLHQQGDLVFGRGVTDNKGPLMASLYILKMFKQLNIPMTHKIRVIIGGAEETTWECVEHYFRHQPQPAFGFSPDGDFPIVNGEKGILYAELQKDFPTLSDLGACQIYRIESERDRTSTCHHLSVWFSGQEAASVAQRFNSVAEVTKQKELYRVVLTTPWEKSRNSHRVQNCMDKFMAVMRHVKGVDANSKSLIDLLESCFAGSIDGAKLGLAHMDVEMGGTSCCVSSINLDEHGYNLDFDFRFPKGLTIEETRTRLQHLSQKYGVSFTEQQYLPLSYLSPESDLIQAMGKAYSEVTGMEAQCFSKGAASYARALNNGVAFGPTFPGDVTKVHEPNEQLSLESLRKAITIYVKVLISLQE encoded by the coding sequence ATGACGGAACGCAATTTTTCCACACAAATGCTAGGGTATTTTGATGGCTGTACTGATGAATTACTCAACGACTTATCTGGATTAATTGCCATTCCGTCAGTGCGTGATTTAAGCACTAAATCAGACAACGCGCCGTTTGGTCAGAGTATCAGAAAAGCCTTTGATTACTTGATTGACTGGGCGAATCGTGAAGGATTCGAAGTACGTGATCACCAAGGCTATGCGTTGGATATTAGCTACGGTGAAGGTGAAGAAGACATTGGCATTCTGCACCATGTTGATGTCGTGCCAGCAGGCGATGAAGCGACTTGGGTTACCCATCCATTCCAGCTTCACCAACAAGGAGACCTAGTATTCGGTCGCGGCGTAACGGATAACAAAGGGCCTCTTATGGCCTCGCTATATATCCTCAAGATGTTTAAGCAGCTCAACATACCAATGACACACAAAATTCGCGTGATTATTGGTGGCGCTGAAGAGACAACTTGGGAATGTGTAGAGCATTACTTTCGCCATCAGCCACAACCGGCTTTTGGCTTTTCTCCGGATGGCGACTTCCCAATCGTCAATGGAGAAAAAGGTATCTTGTATGCCGAGTTGCAAAAAGACTTCCCAACTTTAAGTGACTTAGGAGCTTGTCAGATATACCGAATCGAAAGTGAGCGAGATCGTACCTCAACGTGTCATCACCTTTCAGTTTGGTTTTCTGGGCAAGAGGCAGCAAGTGTGGCGCAACGTTTTAATAGCGTTGCTGAAGTAACTAAGCAGAAGGAACTGTATCGCGTTGTATTGACAACGCCGTGGGAGAAATCTCGCAACTCGCATCGCGTCCAAAATTGTATGGACAAATTTATGGCTGTGATGCGCCATGTTAAAGGGGTAGATGCGAACTCAAAAAGCTTAATCGACCTGTTGGAGTCATGCTTTGCAGGCTCAATCGATGGAGCGAAATTAGGGCTAGCACATATGGACGTTGAGATGGGAGGTACCAGTTGCTGCGTCTCTTCAATCAACCTTGATGAACATGGATATAACTTGGATTTTGATTTTCGGTTTCCTAAAGGACTGACCATCGAAGAGACTCGTACCCGACTCCAACACTTATCCCAAAAGTATGGAGTGAGTTTCACCGAGCAGCAGTACTTACCTCTATCTTACCTCTCACCCGAAAGTGACCTTATCCAAGCGATGGGAAAAGCGTATTCCGAAGTTACGGGAATGGAAGCTCAGTGCTTTAGCAAAGGTGCAGCATCGTATGCACGTGCGCTAAACAACGGTGTGGCATTCGGACCTACTTTTCCAGGTGATGTGACGAAAGTGCATGAGCCCAACGAACAGCTCAGCCTCGAGTCATTGAGAAAAGCAATAACAATATACGTGAAAGTTCTCATATCACTTCAGGAGTAA
- a CDS encoding pentose-5-phosphate 3-epimerase — MKKVKIAAGLAHVDYGHMADIVKEVSDAGADYIHCDAADMHDLKNMQLMGGHQIVEGIRQYTDKPIEVHAYFKDCDRLFVEKIAAAGADMLILPAENFLGAPLAYMMKYCRDYNMKFGLTVGCFTPVSFVKEAIYYLDRLHIVIHGVNNDEWLWRESAIEMIREARQLINERNPNCELCVDGGIRNHNLEALLKEDIDVMVASTNIFGHEKGITAGVHDFRAALDQAEKNVAAEAEVEPA; from the coding sequence ATGAAAAAAGTAAAAATTGCTGCAGGTTTAGCGCACGTTGATTACGGTCACATGGCTGACATCGTAAAAGAAGTTTCAGATGCCGGCGCAGACTACATTCACTGTGATGCAGCAGATATGCATGACCTAAAAAACATGCAGCTAATGGGCGGCCACCAAATCGTTGAAGGTATTCGTCAATACACAGATAAGCCAATCGAAGTGCATGCTTACTTCAAAGATTGTGACCGCTTGTTTGTGGAAAAAATCGCAGCAGCAGGCGCAGATATGCTGATTCTTCCTGCGGAAAACTTCTTAGGTGCACCACTGGCATACATGATGAAGTACTGCCGCGACTACAACATGAAGTTTGGTCTAACGGTTGGCTGTTTCACACCAGTTTCTTTTGTTAAAGAAGCGATTTACTACCTTGACCGTCTACACATTGTTATCCATGGCGTAAACAACGATGAGTGGCTATGGCGTGAGTCGGCAATCGAAATGATTCGTGAAGCTCGTCAGCTTATCAATGAACGTAACCCTAACTGTGAGCTATGTGTTGATGGGGGTATCCGTAACCACAACCTAGAAGCGCTACTGAAAGAAGATATCGATGTGATGGTTGCGTCTACTAATATCTTCGGTCACGAAAAAGGCATCACAGCAGGTGTGCACGACTTCCGCGCTGCGCTAGACCAAGCTGAGAAAAATGTTGCTGCTGAAGCAGAAGTAGAACCGGCTTAA
- a CDS encoding iron-containing alcohol dehydrogenase, whose protein sequence is MTQFQHYQPTKLTFGSGEIQQIGQLVAQYGKRCLVVSELIFDAVKPAYDRIFALLANEGITVTHFDGVVPNPPTTVVELGRQVAQAAECDVVLAVGGGSSIDTAKIIAATINAEELNWSHWFATYDSPFGDIASLPAPVVPLIAVPTTSGTGSQVTQAAVITNVEQHAKLTLFHPEFFPLEAVIDPELMLTLPPRMTAMTGFDAFSHAFESFTGTRPSPFVDQLALQAMKLVVDNLPKVVADGSDIQGRCELATADTLGGISLANGGAGAPHPLGEILGSQKTNLPHGLTLAVVYPAYVQLQWRKQPERYAQVAELFGAVGSTEEKAQSLAGHLVTFLKEIGLESNLTQVGVSKQDVEALEPAFCFDLPLTSGEEMKSILHASLV, encoded by the coding sequence ATGACACAATTTCAACATTATCAACCGACTAAGCTGACATTCGGATCGGGTGAAATTCAACAAATTGGTCAATTGGTTGCGCAATATGGCAAGCGTTGCTTGGTGGTTTCAGAACTAATTTTTGACGCAGTTAAGCCTGCTTATGATCGCATTTTTGCTTTGCTGGCAAATGAAGGCATTACGGTTACTCACTTTGATGGCGTGGTACCTAACCCGCCGACAACAGTGGTTGAGCTAGGTCGCCAAGTCGCGCAAGCGGCAGAGTGTGATGTGGTGTTAGCGGTCGGTGGTGGCTCATCAATTGATACGGCGAAAATCATTGCCGCAACGATTAATGCAGAAGAGCTCAACTGGTCGCACTGGTTTGCAACTTACGATTCACCATTTGGTGACATCGCCAGCCTACCAGCACCTGTTGTGCCTTTGATTGCGGTACCGACGACCTCTGGTACTGGTTCTCAAGTAACGCAAGCGGCCGTTATTACTAACGTTGAACAGCACGCCAAGCTGACTTTATTCCATCCAGAGTTCTTTCCGCTTGAAGCAGTGATTGACCCAGAGTTGATGCTGACACTGCCACCAAGAATGACGGCAATGACAGGTTTTGACGCTTTCTCTCACGCGTTTGAATCATTCACTGGCACTCGACCATCACCATTTGTTGATCAACTTGCGCTGCAAGCAATGAAGCTGGTGGTGGATAACCTGCCAAAAGTCGTCGCAGATGGCTCGGATATCCAAGGTCGCTGTGAACTTGCTACCGCAGATACGCTAGGTGGCATTTCGCTGGCGAACGGCGGTGCTGGTGCGCCTCATCCACTGGGTGAAATCTTGGGTAGTCAGAAAACCAATTTGCCTCACGGCTTAACACTTGCGGTGGTTTACCCAGCGTATGTTCAGCTTCAGTGGCGCAAACAACCGGAGCGTTATGCTCAAGTTGCCGAACTGTTTGGTGCCGTGGGAAGCACTGAAGAGAAAGCGCAATCTTTAGCAGGACACTTAGTCACTTTCTTAAAAGAGATTGGCCTAGAATCAAACCTCACTCAGGTTGGGGTCAGTAAGCAAGATGTTGAAGCGTTAGAGCCCGCATTTTGCTTCGACTTACCACTGACCTCAGGCGAAGAGATGAAGTCAATTCTTCATGCAAGTTTAGTGTAA
- a CDS encoding HAD family phosphatase produces MEDKISVIKLNLTNVEREDIDCARFKALIFDFDGLLVDTESCMFRAWEALMKPYGVDVSPLQVAGLVGSSAPATALYHLYRHHSGLNHSDTQIRDRVLDLAYQMIETLSEREGVRDYLNFAKRKRLKLALATSSEREHYLPILQRLNLDHYFDCFTGAEEIEEIRRKPCPDVYLRSLEKLGVSAHQAIAFEDSPPGITAARTADISTVAVTNLLTRHLDVSHANVVLSSMSQLSLANLIERLSR; encoded by the coding sequence ATGGAAGACAAGATCAGCGTAATAAAGCTAAACCTAACCAATGTGGAAAGAGAGGACATTGATTGTGCTCGCTTTAAAGCGCTGATATTTGACTTCGATGGTCTTTTAGTCGATACGGAAAGCTGTATGTTCAGAGCCTGGGAAGCTTTGATGAAGCCATACGGTGTAGACGTTTCGCCTCTCCAGGTTGCTGGACTAGTTGGGAGCTCAGCGCCAGCAACCGCCCTTTACCATCTCTATCGTCACCATTCAGGCTTAAACCATAGCGACACTCAAATCCGTGACCGAGTATTAGATCTCGCCTATCAAATGATCGAAACCTTGTCTGAGCGCGAAGGTGTTCGAGATTATCTCAATTTTGCCAAACGAAAGCGGCTTAAGCTTGCGTTGGCAACAAGTTCGGAGCGTGAACACTACCTGCCCATCTTACAGCGCTTGAATCTAGACCATTATTTTGACTGTTTTACCGGGGCGGAAGAGATTGAAGAAATACGCCGTAAACCTTGCCCTGATGTCTACCTAAGAAGCCTCGAAAAACTGGGAGTTTCTGCCCATCAAGCCATTGCCTTTGAAGATTCTCCACCCGGAATAACAGCGGCTCGAACGGCAGATATTTCTACGGTTGCGGTAACCAACCTATTAACCCGGCATCTGGATGTGTCTCACGCCAATGTGGTGTTGTCGTCTATGAGCCAGTTATCGCTAGCAAATTTAATTGAACGTTTGTCGAGATGA
- the rpiA gene encoding ribose-5-phosphate isomerase RpiA, giving the protein MSMAKRFIEMDSSDCLRTKAAKAALDQVLSVLKPSSVIGIGTGATVEIFIQLLKQSGAEFSHCVSSSERSSKALAAAGLAEQPISSCERIDFYVDGIDEGLSSGETIKGGGAALAREKVLATLAMSFITIADSDRLKLSLGAFPLPIEVLPAAELAVTRALQSLGGIPVRREGCITDNGNIILDCAGLDLSEPQLLETALNSIPGVVENGIFSCRKADCMAFSDDDGVHWLASN; this is encoded by the coding sequence ATGAGTATGGCAAAGCGATTTATCGAAATGGATAGCTCAGATTGCCTGCGTACTAAGGCTGCGAAAGCGGCCTTAGACCAAGTACTGAGTGTGCTAAAGCCGTCTTCTGTGATTGGTATCGGCACTGGGGCAACGGTTGAGATATTTATTCAATTGCTCAAACAAAGCGGTGCCGAATTTTCTCATTGTGTATCGAGTTCCGAGCGCTCGAGTAAAGCGCTAGCTGCGGCAGGTCTCGCTGAGCAGCCTATCTCGAGTTGCGAACGAATAGATTTTTATGTCGATGGCATCGATGAAGGGCTAAGTAGCGGTGAAACCATCAAAGGTGGTGGTGCAGCTTTAGCACGTGAGAAGGTGCTAGCAACTCTGGCTATGAGCTTTATCACTATTGCCGATAGTGATCGCTTGAAACTTTCCTTAGGTGCTTTCCCTCTTCCTATCGAAGTTCTTCCTGCAGCAGAACTTGCCGTGACACGTGCCTTACAAAGCCTCGGGGGGATACCTGTGCGAAGAGAGGGATGCATTACCGACAATGGCAATATCATTCTCGATTGTGCTGGGCTGGATTTAAGCGAACCACAGTTACTAGAAACAGCCTTAAACAGCATTCCAGGCGTGGTAGAAAATGGCATTTTTTCTTGTAGAAAAGCGGACTGTATGGCTTTTTCTGATGACGATGGTGTGCATTGGTTAGCGAGTAATTGA
- a CDS encoding tRNA-binding protein, giving the protein METIAYSDFAKLEIRTGKIIEVARHQNADKLYIVQIDVGEKTLQTVTSLVPYYTKEELMGKQVVVLCNLAKAKMRGETSECMLLCAETDDESESVLLTPERAMPAGVKIV; this is encoded by the coding sequence ATGGAAACCATTGCTTACTCTGACTTCGCCAAACTGGAGATCCGAACCGGTAAGATCATCGAAGTGGCCCGTCACCAAAATGCCGACAAGCTGTATATTGTCCAAATCGATGTCGGTGAGAAAACGCTCCAGACAGTGACCAGCCTGGTACCTTACTACACCAAAGAAGAGTTGATGGGTAAGCAGGTGGTGGTATTGTGCAACTTGGCCAAAGCCAAGATGCGCGGTGAAACGTCTGAATGTATGCTGCTTTGTGCCGAAACCGATGATGAGTCGGAAAGTGTACTCCTGACCCCCGAGCGTGCGATGCCGGCAGGGGTGAAAATCGTTTAG
- the tal gene encoding transaldolase, with protein sequence MNKLEQLKKYTTVVADTGDIDAIATFQPQDATTNPSLVLKAAEMPQYDHLIVDAIAWAKQQSDDKTQQLIDASDKLAVNIGVEILKTVPGRISTEVDARLSFDKEASLVKARKLIAMYQESGIEKERILIKLASTWEGIRAAEVLEQEGINCNLTLLFNFAQAKACAEAGAYLISPFVGRILDWYKTNTDKKEYLPFEDPGVVSVSNIYNYYKDHGYNTVVMGASFRNADEVLALAGCDRLTIGPAILDELAAQQGEVEPTLFAERDEVKAAPQAMTEAEFRWKMNQDPMATEKLSEGIRNFAVDQGKLEAMIEARL encoded by the coding sequence ATGAACAAATTAGAACAACTGAAAAAGTACACCACAGTTGTCGCCGATACCGGTGACATTGATGCTATTGCTACTTTCCAACCTCAAGATGCAACCACAAACCCTTCTTTGGTACTCAAAGCAGCGGAAATGCCACAGTACGACCACCTCATTGTTGATGCTATCGCATGGGCAAAACAGCAAAGTGATGACAAGACGCAGCAGTTAATTGATGCCAGCGACAAGCTTGCCGTCAACATTGGCGTAGAGATTTTAAAAACCGTTCCGGGCCGTATTTCTACAGAGGTAGACGCACGTCTATCGTTTGATAAAGAAGCTAGCCTAGTGAAAGCGCGCAAGCTGATTGCTATGTATCAAGAGTCAGGGATTGAGAAAGAACGCATCTTGATCAAACTGGCGTCGACATGGGAAGGCATTCGGGCGGCTGAAGTGTTAGAGCAAGAAGGCATCAACTGTAACCTGACTCTACTGTTTAACTTCGCGCAGGCAAAAGCGTGTGCAGAGGCGGGCGCTTACCTCATCTCACCTTTCGTCGGTCGTATCCTTGATTGGTACAAAACCAATACGGATAAGAAAGAGTACTTACCGTTCGAAGACCCAGGTGTGGTCTCGGTATCCAACATCTACAACTACTACAAAGATCATGGCTACAACACCGTGGTTATGGGCGCGAGTTTCCGTAACGCAGATGAAGTGCTAGCACTGGCAGGCTGTGACCGTTTAACCATTGGTCCTGCAATTCTTGATGAGCTAGCAGCGCAGCAAGGCGAGGTAGAGCCGACACTGTTTGCCGAGCGTGATGAAGTGAAAGCTGCGCCTCAAGCGATGACAGAAGCTGAGTTCCGCTGGAAAATGAACCAAGACCCAATGGCGACTGAAAAGCTGTCTGAAGGTATCCGTAATTTTGCAGTCGATCAGGGCAAGCTTGAAGCCATGATTGAAGCGCGTCTGTAA
- the ebgR gene encoding transcriptional regulator EbgR, protein MATLKDIATEAGVSLATVSRVLNDDPTLSVKEETKHRILEIAEKLEYKTSTSKALATSKKQQQHFLAVYNYKQEAEVNDPYYLSIRYGIETQCGKLGIELTNCYNGEITNENSKVSGIILVGRNSPKVLEKVKTLSDNICFVDFSDTHSPYDSVDIDLARVSKEITDFFIEQGYQRIGFIGGQDLPDLADIREEAFAEYGQLKGVVSRKDIYRGDFSSSSGYKLAIKMLATGDYPSALFVASDSIAIGVLRAIHEHGLKIPDDIALISVNDIPTAKFTFPSLSTVRIHSEMMGIQGVNLLVEKIRDGRTLPLQVYVPSKLKLRDTTK, encoded by the coding sequence ATGGCGACACTGAAAGATATCGCGACGGAAGCGGGCGTATCTCTGGCGACGGTATCTCGCGTTCTCAACGACGACCCGACTCTCAGCGTTAAAGAAGAAACCAAGCACCGGATTCTCGAGATCGCTGAAAAGCTGGAATACAAAACCAGCACCTCCAAGGCCCTGGCGACCAGCAAAAAACAACAGCAGCACTTCTTGGCTGTGTACAACTACAAGCAAGAAGCTGAGGTTAACGACCCCTACTACCTCTCTATCCGCTATGGTATCGAGACCCAGTGCGGCAAGCTCGGCATTGAGCTAACCAACTGTTACAACGGCGAAATTACCAATGAAAACAGCAAAGTTAGCGGCATTATCCTGGTTGGTCGTAACAGCCCGAAAGTGCTAGAGAAAGTAAAAACGCTGTCGGACAACATTTGCTTTGTGGATTTCAGTGATACTCACTCGCCTTATGACTCTGTCGATATTGACCTGGCTAGGGTCAGCAAGGAAATCACCGACTTTTTCATCGAGCAGGGCTACCAGCGAATTGGCTTTATTGGCGGGCAGGATCTACCGGATTTGGCCGATATTCGTGAAGAAGCTTTTGCGGAATACGGCCAGCTCAAAGGCGTAGTATCCCGCAAGGATATCTACCGCGGCGACTTCTCCAGCTCATCCGGCTACAAGTTAGCAATAAAAATGCTTGCGACCGGTGATTATCCGTCGGCCTTGTTTGTGGCTTCAGATTCCATCGCCATCGGGGTATTACGGGCAATTCACGAGCACGGCCTTAAGATCCCTGACGATATTGCCCTAATCAGTGTCAATGATATCCCAACCGCGAAGTTTACCTTCCCGTCACTGTCTACGGTTCGTATCCACTCTGAAATGATGGGTATTCAAGGGGTCAACTTGCTGGTTGAAAAAATCCGCGACGGCAGGACATTACCGCTGCAAGTGTATGTGCCAAGCAAGCTCAAGTTGCGCGATACCACGAAGTGA
- the ulaR gene encoding HTH-type transcriptional regulator UlaR, whose protein sequence is MNEAQRHRRLLDYLESHTFITTNHYVAMLNISLSTARRDITKLAEEGKLKKIRNGAEVLSSDSNHHMPSSFTPFEFDIEHVEAKKRIAKAAVSLCDEHDSVIISGSHTTYLMGQYLAGRDVQVVTNFMPLAHTLITHDHQSIIILGGQYLPERQITISPDEEAANNHKSRFVFFTGTGATPAGIHTSDLLVYMAEKKLLEYGARLIALIDSSKIGKHGGKLLAASTELDTLITNHGADEKVLESLRSHGVNIIIV, encoded by the coding sequence ATGAACGAAGCGCAACGTCACAGACGTTTACTTGACTACTTAGAAAGTCACACATTTATTACGACGAATCACTATGTAGCCATGCTCAATATATCTCTTTCGACGGCACGGCGAGATATCACTAAGCTGGCAGAAGAAGGAAAACTAAAGAAGATCCGAAATGGTGCAGAAGTTCTAAGTAGTGACAGTAATCACCATATGCCTTCAAGTTTTACGCCTTTTGAGTTTGACATAGAGCATGTTGAGGCGAAAAAACGTATCGCAAAGGCTGCAGTATCTCTTTGTGATGAACACGATAGCGTGATTATCAGTGGCAGTCATACCACTTATTTAATGGGACAATATTTAGCGGGACGCGATGTTCAAGTGGTTACTAATTTCATGCCACTCGCCCATACTTTGATTACACATGATCATCAAAGCATTATTATTTTAGGCGGCCAGTACTTGCCAGAGCGTCAGATCACCATCTCTCCTGATGAAGAAGCGGCTAATAATCATAAAAGTCGCTTTGTCTTCTTCACTGGCACCGGTGCCACACCAGCCGGTATCCATACCTCTGATTTATTGGTGTATATGGCTGAGAAAAAGCTGCTTGAGTATGGTGCGAGACTGATTGCGTTAATTGATAGCAGTAAGATAGGAAAGCATGGAGGTAAGCTGTTAGCGGCTAGCACAGAACTGGATACCTTAATTACGAACCACGGTGCTGATGAGAAAGTACTCGAGTCATTGCGCTCTCATGGCGTTAATATAATCATTGTATAG